The Terriglobus sp. TAA 43 sequence TCAAAGACCTGCAAGGATTGCAGCTTGGCACCGTGGAAACGTGCAATAAGCGCACGATTTACAAAGCTATTTATCGCGACGGCATTCGTTCCTGTCAGCTTGTGATGGGTTTCACGTTGCTGGATGCAGGATCAAACCTGAACACCATGCCTCCGCACACGCACATGCGCCGCTCTGAGGTGTACATGTACTTCGACGTCGATCCTGCGCACCGCGTGTTGCATCTGATGGGGCCGCCGCAGGAGACCCGCCATCTCGTCGTTGCGAATCGCGAAGTCGCCGTTTCACCAGGATGGAGCATCCATGCGGGCGCGGGCACCAGCGCCTACGGTTTCTGCTGGGGCATGGGCGGCGAGAATCAAGCCTACGACGACATGGACGGTGTCAGCATCGCCGACCTGAAGTAAGCACACTAACGAATCTGAAGACGGTCCGCACCTACTTCGTGCGGGCCGTCTTCTTTGCGAGTTGTTGTATCTCGCTCGTAGCCAGAAGATACGCGCCGACGCCCTTCGCGTCGTTGTCACCTACGGCTTCATGAACGTAGTAGTTGTAATCGCCTGCGCGATAGGGCTTGCCGCCCAAGCCGCTGACCTTCACAGTTCCATGCAGCGTGACCTTGCCGCTGCTGTCCGTGGTGATGAATTCCTTCTCGATGCCGAGCCAGCCCTTGACTGCATTCGCGCGATATTTATCTGGCAGATAACCCAGTCGCACGCCTTTTGCTAATGCGTATGTGAACATCGCGCTTGCAGATGCTTCACGGAAATTGCCAGGCTGTCCGCCTTTGTCCATCACATCCCACCATGTGCCGCTCTTTGCATCCTGATACTTCGCAGCGCCCTCGGCAACATGTTGCAACACGGCAATCAACTTCGCGCGTTGTGGATGGTTCGCGGGAAACGACGGAATGGTATCGACCAGCGCCATTGCATACCAACCCAATGCGCGCGCCCACACTTCCTGTGAAAGCCCCGTCGTCTTATCCGCCCACGGCTGCTCTTTGCTCGCATCCCATCCGTGGCGCAGCAATCCTGTCTTTGGATCGCGCATGTGTTCGTCCATCAGCAGAAGCTGCTTGGCAATATCGTCGAACTCGTCTGCAACATGAAAAGTCTTCGCATACCCCGCGCGAAATGGCTCACCCATGTAAGCGCCGTCCAGCCACATCTGATTCGGATAGATCTGTTTGTGCCAGTAGCCACCCGCGGAATTGCGCGGCATCGTCTGAAACTGATTGAAAATCAGCTTCGCTGCTTTCGCATATCGTTGATCGTTGGTTTTCTCATACACCGCGAGTACAGCGCGACCGGGCTCCAAATTATCGAGCGTATGTAGTTCCGGGTTGAAAGCCTTGCCAAGCTCTGTCGTCACATTGCCGTCTTTGTCCACCCAGCGGTCGACTGTTGCGCGCACATACGCAAATGCATTCGCATCATCTGCTGCTCGTGACTGCGCTGTCATACCGTCCAGCAATGTGCCAACTTCATAAGCCCATGCGCCCGGCCGAGCCTGAGTGGTGATGACACCTGCGGACCAATTCTGTTCCACGGTGCGTGCCATCGCTGCGCCTTGCGTGGCAGCTTTTTGAGCGACTGAATCCAAAGCCTGTCCATGCACTGGCGCAACCGCCGATAACACTACCGCAGCCAAAGCTAACCGAACACCGATGACTCGAACCGACATGGAACCTCTTCTGGGATAGCGTTTTCACCCGTTGTCTTGCGTGGAGAAAAACGTTTTTAGTATTCCTACGCCCAAATACTACGGCATGGAATACACGTCCGTCAGATTCGGCATTCCGCAATCTTCCACGAAGGGGCACGTCGCCTGATATTCTTCCCCTTGAGATGACTACCGTTGACGTGCTCTACCACTACGAGATCCAACCGACCGAACGCTCCGTTCTGGCCATTGCGCGCATTCGCGAGGTTTACGGCATCCGCCGTGTCACTCTGGACGAACGCGCCAAGACGATTGGACTTGAGTACGACGCAACACGTCTGACCGAACCCGCCGTGCGCCAGCTTGTGCGCCGCGCTGGTGTCATGCTGGTCGATCCGCCATCGCCGGAAGAGCCACTGGAAATTGACGATCCGGCAGTCGTTCAGGCTTAAAAACATGCAAGAAACAGCGACGGCGTAATCGAAGAGATTACGCCGTCGCTTTGTTTCTGGCATGACTTGAATGTTCTGTTGGGGTCGATGTTGTCCAGCAAGTCCGCGACAGAAAGCCATATTTCAGACGCGCTTAGGCATCTCGCGCGGCTTTCAACAAGCGATCACGAATGGCCTCGACCAGTGGTTCTTCACTGGAGGAAGGGAGAGGACAGACGATGGTCCGAACTCCCTTTTCGTCGAGCGTGCGCAGCCCCGTATAGAGTGTTCTCGCTAGCGCGGCAGGCTCGTTCCATGCTTCCCACGCAAAGACCTTACCGCTCCATCCGCTTGCCTTCCAGCCTTTGGGCAGCATCACGCCGGTATGCTCGGGAGTAACGTGCAATAGCAGATCGTCCATGTCCGCTTGCGTATGTACCAACATCACGTTTGCCTTTGGTGCGTAATGCCGAATGCCCACACCCGGCGACGGGAGGCTTTCCGGCTTCGCCGCAGGCTTGGTGACGTCCTCACGTCGGTGATACACGGTGACAGGCTTACCCAGTACCGCTTCGATCTGAGCCCGGCTCACGCCCCCTTGGCGATATAACACGCGCGTCACTGGATCGAGAACTGTCGATTCCACGCCGATCTCCGACGGACCGGCATCCAGGACAGCGTCAATCCGTCCATCCAGATCCGCCAGGAC is a genomic window containing:
- a CDS encoding glycoside hydrolase family 105 protein, with amino-acid sequence MSVRVIGVRLALAAVVLSAVAPVHGQALDSVAQKAATQGAAMARTVEQNWSAGVITTQARPGAWAYEVGTLLDGMTAQSRAADDANAFAYVRATVDRWVDKDGNVTTELGKAFNPELHTLDNLEPGRAVLAVYEKTNDQRYAKAAKLIFNQFQTMPRNSAGGYWHKQIYPNQMWLDGAYMGEPFRAGYAKTFHVADEFDDIAKQLLLMDEHMRDPKTGLLRHGWDASKEQPWADKTTGLSQEVWARALGWYAMALVDTIPSFPANHPQRAKLIAVLQHVAEGAAKYQDAKSGTWWDVMDKGGQPGNFREASASAMFTYALAKGVRLGYLPDKYRANAVKGWLGIEKEFITTDSSGKVTLHGTVKVSGLGGKPYRAGDYNYYVHEAVGDNDAKGVGAYLLATSEIQQLAKKTARTK
- a CDS encoding L-threonylcarbamoyladenylate synthase, with the protein product MKIATSSSSAQRTLHLQADQPADIEKAAKILQDGGLVAMPTETVYGLAANALDEKAVAAIFAAKKRPSWDPLIVHVSDMAMLSRVVREVPTAALMLMERFWPGPLTLLLPRHRSLSDSVTAGRELVGVRMPAHKTPQQLIRSAELPLAAPSANLFGHVSPTTVAHVLADLDGRIDAVLDAGPSEIGVESTVLDPVTRVLYRQGGVSRAQIEAVLGKPVTVYHRREDVTKPAAKPESLPSPGVGIRHYAPKANVMLVHTQADMDDLLLHVTPEHTGVMLPKGWKASGWSGKVFAWEAWNEPAALARTLYTGLRTLDEKGVRTIVCPLPSSSEEPLVEAIRDRLLKAARDA